From the genome of Dryobates pubescens isolate bDryPub1 chromosome 5, bDryPub1.pri, whole genome shotgun sequence, one region includes:
- the CHST1 gene encoding carbohydrate sulfotransferase 1: MQCSWKAVLLLALASIAIQYTAIRTFTAKSFQSCPIPSPVNCSPSQEAEAAERLCDESPTFSYNLSRKTHVLILATTRSGSSFVGQLFNQHFDVFYLFEPLYHVQYTLIPKLTQSKSTTDRRVMLGASRDLLRSLYDCDLYFLENYIKPQPVNHTTDRLFRRGASKALCSPPVCESLGGVDLHLEEGDCVKKCGTLNLTLATESCREHGHVAIKTVRVPEVSDLRALVEDPRLNLKVIQLVRDPRGILASRSETFRDTYRLWRIWDGTGRKPYNLDVTQLTTVCEDFWNSVSTGLNRPPWLKGKYMLVRYEDLARNPMKKTEEIYDFLGIPLDSNVERWIQNNTRGDRSSSKHKYGTVRNSAATAEKWRFRLSYEIVAFTQHACRQVLAQLGYRTVTSEEQLKNLSISLVEERDFLPFA; encoded by the coding sequence ATGCAATGTTCCTGGAAGGCTGTCCTCCTACTAGCCTTGGCATCCATTGCAATTCAGTACACAGCAATCCGGACCTTCACTGCCAAGTctttccagagctgccccatccccagccccGTGAACTGCAGCCCAAGCCAGGAGGCCGAGGCGGCCGAGAGGCTGTGCGATGAGAGCCCCACGTTCTCGTACAACCTCTCCAGGAAGACTCACGTCCTCATCCTGGCCACGACTCGCAGCGGCTCCTCCTTTGTGGGGCAGCTGTTCAACCAGCACTTCGATGTCTTCTATTTATTTGAGCCCCTCTACCACGTCCAGTACACCCTGATCCCAAAGCTGACCCAGAGCAAGAGCACGACGGACAGGAGGGTGATGCTGGGGGCCagccgggacctgctgaggagTCTGTACGACTGCGACCTCTACTTCTTGGAGAACTACATCAAGCCCCAGCCCGTCAACCACACCACCGACCGCCTCTTCCGCAGGGGAGCCAGCAAGGCCCTGTGCTCGCCGCCCGTCTGCGAGTCTCTGGGAGGCGTCGACCTCCACCTGGAGGAGGGAGACTGCGTGAAGAAGTGCGGGACCTTGAACCTGACGCTGGCCACCGAGTCCTGCAGAGAGCACGGGCACGTGGCCATCAAAACCGTGAGGGTGCCCGAGGTCAGCGACCTGCGGGCCCTGGTGGAGGACCCGCGGCTGAacttgaaggtcatccagctgGTGAGGGACCCCAGGGGGATCCTGGCATCCCGGAGCGAGACCTTCCGGGACACCTACCGGCTGTGGAGGATCTGGGACGGCACCGGCAGGAAGCCGTACAACCTGGACGTCACCCAGCTCACCACGGTGTGCGAGGACTTCTGGAACTCCGTGTCCACCGGCCTCAACCGGCCGCCGTGGCTCAAGGGCAAGTACATGCTGGTGCGGTACGAAGACCTGGCCAGGAACCCCATGAAAAAGACGGAGGAGATCTACGACTTCCTGGGCATCCCCCTGGACAGCAACGTGGAGCGCTGGATACAGAACAACACGCGAGGGGACAGGTCCTCCTCCAAGCACAAGTACGGGACGGTGCGCAACTCGGCGGCCACGGCGGAGAAGTGGCGGTTCCGGCTCTCCTACGAGATCGTGGCCTTCACCCAGCACGCCTGCCGGCAGGTGCTGGCGCAGCTCGGCTACAGAACCGTCACCtccgaggagcagctgaagaacctctccatcAGCCTggtggaggagagagactttCTGCCCTTCGCCTGA